A window of the Desulfobacterales bacterium genome harbors these coding sequences:
- a CDS encoding amino acid permease, translated as MSQTPARNRNLFSTFGGVFTPAILTILGVIMFMRANFVVGRAGIIGAVIILLIAKSITLTTTLSISAISTNMQVRGGGSYFLISRVLGPEFGGAIGIALFSALALSVPFYILGFTEALVLSFPALAPYFQAITLGTALFLFSLACFGAGWAIRLQYLIMIFLFLAVAVFLGGALVRFSPEVFVRNLSPSYTAPVPDGLAGVRFSFWTIFAIYFPAVTGIDAGLNMSGDLRDPGRSIPRGTLAAVGVGFLVYLAQMILCGGAYPREQLITMPYELLHDNALFGWTILVTLGVVAATLSSALGSYLGAPRVLQAISRDRLLNFLRFFGQGSPGADEPRRALLLTLVITIAVLLWAGNESGGASLNAVAAVITMFFLYSYGMINLAAFTEDFGDNPSFRPRFRFFHWGSALAGAVACLAVSFLINWPTAIVAVLLIAALLWFLKKHHLRATFGDARRGFVFQSVRNNLLKLRSLPEDPKNWRPVILAFSGTPEERETLIYFAVWLEARRGLVYLAHILVGDFAELAPRRPAAVRRLIRFCNDKEIDAFPVVVVADTVEKGVTILLQSTVTGPVYPNLALLGWSKNAGHLSSYATQLRTAAGLGMSLVLLESEQAPDPEKEKRIDIWWRGQKNGDLMMLLAYLLTSNWQWSHSRVRVLRVVENEAGREPARMALEELIDRARVEAAAEILVSRESIVDIVHDRSRDADCVFLGFDIPAPELEREWFRMYGRFVKGMPTVVLVNSRGHEGLLA; from the coding sequence ATGAGCCAGACTCCAGCCAGGAACCGAAACCTGTTCAGCACCTTTGGCGGCGTATTCACCCCGGCCATTCTCACCATCCTTGGCGTGATCATGTTCATGCGCGCCAACTTCGTGGTCGGCCGGGCCGGGATCATCGGCGCGGTAATCATCCTCCTGATCGCCAAGTCGATCACCCTGACCACCACCCTGTCCATCAGCGCGATCAGCACCAATATGCAGGTCAGGGGCGGAGGCTCCTATTTCCTGATCTCCAGGGTGCTGGGCCCGGAGTTCGGCGGTGCCATCGGTATTGCCCTTTTTTCCGCCCTGGCCCTGTCGGTGCCCTTTTACATCCTTGGTTTTACCGAGGCCCTGGTCCTTTCTTTTCCGGCCCTGGCCCCTTATTTTCAGGCCATCACCCTGGGCACGGCCCTTTTTTTGTTTTCCCTGGCCTGTTTCGGGGCCGGCTGGGCCATCCGGCTCCAGTATCTGATCATGATCTTTCTCTTTCTGGCGGTGGCCGTCTTTCTCGGCGGCGCCCTTGTCCGTTTTTCCCCCGAGGTCTTTGTCCGCAACCTGTCGCCGTCCTACACCGCGCCGGTCCCGGACGGGTTGGCCGGAGTGCGGTTTTCGTTCTGGACCATTTTTGCGATCTATTTCCCGGCGGTCACCGGTATTGACGCCGGCCTGAACATGTCCGGCGACCTGCGCGACCCGGGCAGGAGCATCCCCCGCGGCACCCTGGCCGCGGTGGGCGTGGGTTTTCTGGTCTATCTTGCCCAGATGATCCTCTGCGGCGGGGCCTATCCCCGCGAACAGCTGATCACCATGCCCTATGAACTGTTGCACGATAACGCCCTGTTCGGCTGGACCATCCTGGTAACCCTGGGGGTGGTGGCCGCCACCCTGTCCAGCGCCCTGGGCAGTTATCTCGGGGCGCCGCGGGTCCTGCAGGCCATCTCCCGGGACCGGCTCCTGAATTTTCTGAGATTTTTCGGACAAGGCAGCCCCGGGGCAGACGAGCCCCGGCGGGCATTGTTGCTTACCCTGGTGATCACCATCGCGGTCCTGCTCTGGGCCGGCAATGAGAGCGGCGGCGCTTCGCTCAATGCGGTGGCCGCGGTCATCACCATGTTTTTTCTCTACAGTTACGGTATGATCAACCTGGCCGCCTTTACCGAGGATTTTGGCGATAATCCGTCGTTCCGGCCCCGGTTCCGGTTCTTCCACTGGGGCTCGGCCCTGGCCGGTGCGGTGGCCTGCCTGGCGGTTTCTTTCCTGATCAACTGGCCGACGGCCATTGTCGCTGTTCTGCTTATAGCCGCGTTGCTCTGGTTTCTGAAAAAACATCATCTGCGGGCCACCTTCGGGGATGCCCGCCGCGGGTTTGTCTTCCAGTCGGTACGCAACAACCTGCTCAAACTGAGAAGTCTGCCCGAAGATCCCAAAAACTGGCGGCCGGTGATCCTGGCCTTTTCCGGTACCCCCGAGGAAAGGGAGACCCTGATATACTTCGCGGTCTGGCTGGAGGCCAGGCGCGGCCTGGTCTACCTGGCCCATATCCTGGTCGGTGATTTTGCCGAACTGGCACCCCGGCGGCCGGCCGCGGTCCGCCGGTTGATCCGTTTCTGCAATGACAAGGAGATCGATGCCTTTCCGGTGGTGGTGGTCGCCGATACCGTGGAAAAAGGGGTCACCATCCTGCTGCAATCAACGGTGACCGGCCCGGTCTATCCCAATCTTGCTTTGCTGGGCTGGTCCAAGAACGCCGGCCATCTGAGTTCCTATGCGACCCAGCTCAGGACCGCGGCCGGCCTGGGGATGAGTCTGGTGCTGCTTGAGTCGGAACAGGCCCCGGATCCGGAAAAGGAAAAACGGATCGACATCTGGTGGCGGGGCCAGAAAAACGGCGATCTGATGATGCTCCTGGCCTACCTGCTGACCAGTAACTGGCAATGGAGCCATTCCCGGGTCCGGGTGTTGCGGGTGGTTGAAAATGAAGCGGGCAGGGAACCGGCCCGCATGGCCCTGGAGGAGTTGATCGATAGGGCCAGGGTGGAGGCCGCGGCCGAGATTCTGGTCAGCAGGGAGAGTATTGTCGATATCGTCCATGACCGTTCCCGGGATGCGGATTGCGTTTTCCTCGGCTTTGACATTCCGGCCCCGGAACTGGAACGGGAGTGGTTCCGGATGTATGGCCGGTTCGTCAAGGGGATGCCCACCGTGGTCCTGGTGAATTCACGGGGACATGAGGGGCTGCTTGCCTGA
- a CDS encoding universal stress protein: MSQIKTILVPVDFSKNAKIILRHAVSEAEKSAARLVVVYVVEDLEKYSALSIPHISFAELEKDLLRGAEHKMESFLEENLDESVAHTSKILYGDVAEQINSFAKSEGVDLIVIGTHGYKGLERVLFGSVAEKVVKTAPCPVVTINPYR, encoded by the coding sequence ATGAGTCAAATAAAGACGATATTAGTCCCTGTTGATTTTTCTAAAAACGCGAAGATCATTCTGCGGCACGCGGTGAGCGAAGCTGAAAAATCCGCGGCCCGTCTCGTGGTTGTTTATGTTGTTGAGGATCTTGAAAAATACTCGGCCCTTTCCATTCCCCATATCTCGTTTGCTGAACTGGAAAAGGATCTACTGCGGGGCGCGGAACACAAGATGGAAAGTTTTCTCGAAGAGAACCTGGATGAGTCCGTTGCCCATACGAGCAAAATCCTCTACGGTGACGTGGCCGAACAGATCAACAGCTTTGCCAAGAGTGAAGGCGTGGATCTGATCGTCATCGGCACCCATGGTTACAAGGGGCTTGAAAGGGTCCTGTTCGGCAGTGTGGCGGAAAAGGTGGTCAAAACCGCTCCCTGCCCGGTGGTGACGATCAACCCGTACCGGTAA
- a CDS encoding patatin-like phospholipase family protein produces MGKSGTEKLFSAAEVMAAERCGIIKARGGDPEKEAGPLYGLAISGGGIRSASFGLGVLQGLVGTKKISKGILHKIDYLSTVSGGGYIGSALTWFLHLGKLDRNGKKSVCLGTEPRDFIFGRKGEGARQEEGYRNRILDFIRQHACYLTPGKGLDLVSALAVVARSMFVSLFVYLALITFFMYLLIGLVPWQLDLSRHLHWLWWPRFSSLYPVLPDFRLLLQAAYLLLLGLALSSLLFSLRTYPFLSRLLRLLSDRFPYKILIDEQRIIGWCWKMLAGLVLIGSVPYVYSLLDDVWAKLTAVGLPGIFGTVVGYFQSQKQGTTDPEGKGNRLLVAAAVCALLYGLVLAGFILAWEVLPVESCGWYIILLGLAGTAVGFFVNMNYAGLHRMYRDRLMETFLPNPENVESGFWGPATRADKALLRDMCKDGPGADSRDEDKIKRPYHLINTNLVLVDSGNHKYRGRGGDSYLLSPLYCGSDATCWRKTDRYMNLPTAMAISGAAANPNSGVSGRGATRSRPVSILMTLLNLRLGYWLPNFNYRTKKEESDKKKTNICANGQGKRRLDLAPNYLAPGLFGAIFAPDHREGALFLELSDGGHFENLGIYELIRRRLDLIIVTDGGADPRFKFGDLANAVERVRVDFGAKITFWEDCDLNGLLPGSETGSRFREKFKLARRGHAIADIDYNPADPGKETGTLIYLKTTVTGGLPADIYGYKAEHPEFPDEPTSDQFFDEAQFEAYRELGYQLTTDMLEDELLIAALERVGLAATETRAVAGLERA; encoded by the coding sequence ATGGGAAAATCCGGCACTGAGAAACTGTTTTCAGCCGCGGAGGTGATGGCCGCGGAGAGATGCGGGATCATCAAGGCAAGGGGCGGCGATCCGGAAAAAGAGGCTGGACCTCTCTATGGCCTGGCCATCTCCGGCGGCGGCATCCGCTCGGCCTCCTTTGGGCTCGGCGTTCTCCAGGGGCTGGTGGGAACAAAAAAAATCTCCAAAGGTATCCTGCACAAAATAGACTACCTGTCCACCGTGTCCGGCGGCGGCTATATCGGCTCGGCCCTGACCTGGTTTCTCCACCTGGGCAAACTTGACCGGAACGGGAAAAAGAGCGTTTGTCTCGGCACCGAGCCGAGGGATTTTATCTTTGGCCGCAAAGGAGAGGGTGCCCGGCAGGAAGAGGGATACAGGAACCGGATTCTTGACTTTATCCGCCAGCATGCCTGCTATCTGACCCCGGGCAAGGGCCTTGACCTTGTTTCCGCGCTCGCCGTGGTCGCCCGCAGCATGTTTGTTTCGCTGTTTGTCTATCTTGCCCTGATCACCTTTTTCATGTATCTGCTCATCGGTCTGGTGCCATGGCAGCTTGACCTGTCGCGCCATCTGCATTGGCTCTGGTGGCCGCGATTTTCCAGTCTCTATCCGGTGTTGCCTGATTTTCGCCTGTTGCTGCAAGCCGCCTATCTGCTGCTGCTGGGGCTGGCCCTGTCCAGTTTGCTTTTTTCCCTGAGAACATATCCCTTCCTGTCGCGCCTGTTGCGGCTTTTGTCCGATCGATTCCCCTATAAGATATTGATCGACGAGCAGAGAATCATCGGCTGGTGCTGGAAAATGCTCGCCGGACTGGTCCTGATCGGCTCGGTGCCCTATGTCTATTCATTGCTTGATGATGTCTGGGCCAAGCTGACGGCCGTGGGGCTGCCCGGTATTTTCGGCACGGTTGTCGGTTATTTCCAGTCCCAAAAGCAGGGGACCACGGACCCGGAAGGGAAGGGCAACAGGCTGCTGGTTGCGGCGGCTGTCTGCGCCCTGCTCTATGGCCTGGTGCTGGCCGGGTTCATCCTGGCCTGGGAGGTGCTGCCGGTCGAGTCATGCGGCTGGTATATCATCTTGCTGGGCCTTGCCGGGACCGCGGTCGGTTTTTTTGTCAACATGAATTATGCCGGACTGCACCGGATGTACCGGGACCGTTTGATGGAGACCTTTCTCCCCAATCCGGAGAATGTGGAGAGCGGTTTCTGGGGGCCGGCCACCCGGGCGGACAAGGCCCTGCTGCGCGATATGTGCAAGGATGGGCCGGGTGCGGACAGCCGGGACGAGGATAAGATAAAGCGTCCCTACCACCTGATCAATACCAACCTGGTACTGGTGGATTCTGGTAATCATAAATATCGGGGCCGGGGAGGTGACAGTTATCTTCTTTCTCCACTCTATTGCGGCAGTGATGCGACCTGCTGGCGCAAAACCGACCGGTACATGAATCTGCCCACTGCCATGGCCATCTCCGGGGCCGCGGCCAATCCCAACAGTGGGGTGTCGGGTCGGGGCGCGACTCGCAGTCGGCCGGTCTCAATCCTGATGACCCTTCTGAATCTCCGGCTGGGTTATTGGCTGCCGAACTTTAACTACCGGACGAAAAAAGAGGAGTCTGATAAGAAAAAAACAAACATTTGCGCGAATGGACAAGGGAAGAGGCGGCTGGATCTGGCCCCTAATTATCTGGCCCCGGGTCTGTTCGGCGCCATATTTGCCCCGGACCACCGTGAAGGGGCCCTGTTTCTGGAACTCTCCGACGGCGGCCACTTTGAGAACCTGGGGATCTATGAGTTGATCCGCCGCCGGCTGGACCTGATCATCGTCACCGACGGCGGGGCGGACCCCAGGTTTAAATTCGGTGATCTCGCCAATGCGGTGGAGCGGGTTCGGGTCGATTTCGGGGCCAAGATAACCTTTTGGGAAGATTGCGACTTAAACGGCCTGCTGCCCGGCTCGGAGACAGGCAGCCGGTTCAGGGAGAAATTCAAGCTGGCCCGGCGCGGCCACGCCATTGCCGATATTGATTATAATCCCGCTGATCCGGGCAAGGAAACAGGTACGCTGATTTACCTTAAAACCACGGTCACCGGTGGTCTGCCCGCGGATATTTACGGCTATAAGGCCGAGCATCCGGAATTTCCCGACGAGCCCACGTCGGATCAGTTCTTTGACGAGGCCCAGTTCGAGGCCTATCGTGAACTTGGCTATCAGCTCACCACGGACATGCTTGAGGATGAACTACTGATAGCGGCCCTGGAGCGAGTGGGGCTGGCCGCAACAGAGACCCGGGCCGTGGCCGGACTTGAACGGGCTTGA